A window from Nycticebus coucang isolate mNycCou1 chromosome X, mNycCou1.pri, whole genome shotgun sequence encodes these proteins:
- the HMGN5 gene encoding high mobility group nucleosome-binding domain-containing protein 5 isoform X2, with the protein MPKRKMPVPIIPELKPKRSSTPRKIKTKNDTVEKNTDTNIKAVAETKQEEVVKEEYNNENGEAKIIEAPSSEKEIEEIEEEKIEDVEKERREKKEAMATEGKEDQKGDEENLRKEEEKGEDGEDEKEEKNEEGKEESGKEDKYGNKKGEDGKEVNKESEDGKEGKYKKEREDIKEKGDGKQNEDEKEDEDGEKDRKDKGAKKEEKDRKSKEKDEEEDGKEEKGGNEEEAGKEEEEGKEEKEGKEKDGKEENGKGDRKQKEDENKAEVGKEAKKEELEEENGEKMSL; encoded by the exons ATGCCCAAAAGAAAG ATGCCTGTGCCTATTATACCAGAGCTGAAGCCCAAAAGATCATCAACTCCGAGG aaaataaagacaaaaaatgatACAGTGGAAAAAAACACAGATACAAATATCAAAGCAGTTGCTGAAACCAAGCAAGAAGAGGTTGTTAAAGAAGAATACAACAATGAAAATGGAGAAGCTAAAATCATAGAG GCACCatcttctgaaaaagaaattgaggagatagaagaagaaaaaattgaagatgttgaaaaagagagaagagaaaagaaagaagcaatggccacagaaggaaaagaagatcagaaaggagatgaggaaaatctaaggaaagaagaagagaaaggagaagatggagaagatgaaaaagaagagaaaaatgaagaaggtaAAGAAGAAAGTGGAAAGGAGGACAAATATGGAAATAAGAAAGGAGAAGATGGTAAAGAAGTCAATAAAGAGAGTGAAGAtggaaaagagggaaaatataaaaaagagagagaagacataaaagagaaaggagatggaaaacagaatgaagatgaaaaagaggatgaagatggagaaaaagacagaaaagacaaaggagctaaaaaagaggaaaaagacagaaaaagcaaagaaaaagatgaagaggaagatggaaaggaagaaaaaggtggaaatgaggaagaagccggaaaagaagaggaagaaggaaaagaggaaaaagaaggaaaagagaaagatggaaaagaagaaaatggaaaaggagataggaaacagaaagaagatgaaaacaaagctgaagttggaaaagaagccaaaaaagaagagctggaagaagaaaatggggaaaagatgagTCTCTGA
- the HMGN5 gene encoding high mobility group nucleosome-binding domain-containing protein 5 isoform X1 — protein MPKRKAAGQGDIRQEPKRRSARLSAMPVPIIPELKPKRSSTPRKIKTKNDTVEKNTDTNIKAVAETKQEEVVKEEYNNENGEAKIIEAPSSEKEIEEIEEEKIEDVEKERREKKEAMATEGKEDQKGDEENLRKEEEKGEDGEDEKEEKNEEGKEESGKEDKYGNKKGEDGKEVNKESEDGKEGKYKKEREDIKEKGDGKQNEDEKEDEDGEKDRKDKGAKKEEKDRKSKEKDEEEDGKEEKGGNEEEAGKEEEEGKEEKEGKEKDGKEENGKGDRKQKEDENKAEVGKEAKKEELEEENGEKMSL, from the exons ATGCCCAAAAGAAAG GCTGCAGGTCAAGGTGATATAAGGCAGGAG CCAAAGAGAAGATCAGCTAGACTGTCTGCT ATGCCTGTGCCTATTATACCAGAGCTGAAGCCCAAAAGATCATCAACTCCGAGG aaaataaagacaaaaaatgatACAGTGGAAAAAAACACAGATACAAATATCAAAGCAGTTGCTGAAACCAAGCAAGAAGAGGTTGTTAAAGAAGAATACAACAATGAAAATGGAGAAGCTAAAATCATAGAG GCACCatcttctgaaaaagaaattgaggagatagaagaagaaaaaattgaagatgttgaaaaagagagaagagaaaagaaagaagcaatggccacagaaggaaaagaagatcagaaaggagatgaggaaaatctaaggaaagaagaagagaaaggagaagatggagaagatgaaaaagaagagaaaaatgaagaaggtaAAGAAGAAAGTGGAAAGGAGGACAAATATGGAAATAAGAAAGGAGAAGATGGTAAAGAAGTCAATAAAGAGAGTGAAGAtggaaaagagggaaaatataaaaaagagagagaagacataaaagagaaaggagatggaaaacagaatgaagatgaaaaagaggatgaagatggagaaaaagacagaaaagacaaaggagctaaaaaagaggaaaaagacagaaaaagcaaagaaaaagatgaagaggaagatggaaaggaagaaaaaggtggaaatgaggaagaagccggaaaagaagaggaagaaggaaaagaggaaaaagaaggaaaagagaaagatggaaaagaagaaaatggaaaaggagataggaaacagaaagaagatgaaaacaaagctgaagttggaaaagaagccaaaaaagaagagctggaagaagaaaatggggaaaagatgagTCTCTGA